DNA from Campylobacter lari:
TAGTTTTTATATTAATGTTTTATAGCGGTATTAAAAAACATATATTTTTTTCTCGGGATATTTTCTAAATTCCAGTTTGATAGTTTTTGATTGAAATTTATACATCCACTAAACATACTTTGTGTGCTTATAACACTATCAATATTCCAATTGTTTAAATCTTGATTAAATTTTGGAGTTTTTGAAAAAGGAATTTTGAAAATAGATTCACAAAAAAATCATAATACATTTGAAACATCCCAGCAATGAATTTTAAGCTTTTTTGTTGTAGTTATTTAGAGCTTATTGGATCTTATATCCTAAAACACTCCTTCAATATTGTTAACATTGCTTGTATCTATATTTTTAAGCGGAATATCTGATAGTATCAAATATTTAAGAGTTTCTTTTGTTTTTGGTTTGTGGATTATCTTTTTTGATTGCAGTTTGAGTAAATACAATATAACTAAAAACACAAGTAAAGTTATAAATAATAAAACCCAATACTTTAAATAAGCGAAACAAAAAATCAATATAAAAAAGATTATTATTGTAATTTTATTTTTTAATGTCATTGTTTTTGCTTTCTATTATGGGTTTTAAATAACTTTCTTTAATCAAAAGATTTACTGTATCTTTAAACATAGGTAAAGCACTTTGTGCGGCATAATAACTATAAGCTTTGGTAGGATGTCTTACTAAAACTCCAATGGTGTAGGTATTTTTCTCATCATTTGCAAAGCCAAAAAACGAGGCATTATAGCGATTTGAAGTATAGCCTTTTCTTTCAGCAATCCTAGCTGTACCCGTTTTTCCACCTATAATGATACCTTGAGTTCGTGCTTTTTTACCGGTTCCTTTTTCTATAACATTAATTAAAATTTGCTGCATTTCTTTGGCAGCTTTGCTTGAAAGAATTTTTTCTTTTTTAACTTCATCATCAAGTTTTATTAAACGCCCATCTTGATAAATTTTATTTGCAATTTGTGGGGTGATGTAAATTCCATCATTGTTAAATACATTATAAGCAGCTAAAAGTTGTATAAAAGTTGTTTTCAAGCCATAACCATAACTTAATACAGATTTTTCAACTTCTCTTAATCTTTTTGGATTTGGTATTTCTCCTTTTTGCTCATAAGGAAGATCAATACCGCTTTTTTCTCCAAAACGAAAAATTCTAAGTCCTGAGATGATTTCAAGATTACTTAATCTTTGGGCAATTTTAATCATACCGACATTTGAAGAGTAAGTAATAACTTCTTCCATGCTCATTTTGTTTTTTTTGTGATCATCGCGTATGGTAAAACGACCAAGTTTGTATTGTCCACCTTGAGTATCAATGATTTCATCAACTTTGATTTTATCAAGCATTAATGCAGTGGTAAATATAAAAGGTTTTATAACAGATCCTGCTTCATAGCCATATTCTATGGCACTTGCATTGAGCACAGATAGATCTTTTCCGCGATTTTGCGGATCGTATCTTCTTGAGCTAGCAAGTGCTAGAATTTTTCCGCTTTTGCTTTCCATGATGGCAACTATAATTTCATTGGCTTTTAGATCTTCATTTCTTTTATCGATAGCTTTTTCTAAACCTTTTTGAAGTTTTAAGGAAATATTTAAGTATAAATTACAACCATCTATTTTCCGTTGTTCATAAGAATGCAAATTTAAGATAATATTACCACCTATATCTCTTAAACCTTGAATTTTAGCATTTTGCAAAGGATTTAAACATTCATTATAGTATTTTTCCAAACCTTTTATGCCGACATTTTTAAAAATTTCACTTTGCTCATCCATATAGGTTCTTGTGTAGCCTATGATTGGAGTAAGTGAATCTTTTGGCATATATACACGATCTTCTTTGTGTTCTATAATATCAAGCCCTCTTGTCTCCACTCTGCCATTATTATTTGTGAAGGATTTAAAAAAACCTTGAGTATAAAGTTTTTTAGCTAGTTCTTTTAAATAACTTGCATCTTTTGAGTTAATATCTTGGAGTAAAATAAAATTATAACTTCTTTTTTTCTTTGCAAGCATTCTTTTTTTTATATCTTGCATTTGTTCATCACTTGCGCCACTATAAATTTGAAAAAGAGTTAAAAATAAATCCTTTTTATCGGGATTTAAGCTCCTTAGATCAATTTCAGCTCTATAAATTTGCCTACTAGAAGTTACGGTAAAATTATCGCTTGTGATGATATTGCCTCTAAGAGCGGAAAAATATTGTTCTTTTTGAGTGTTTGGTATATGGCGTTTTGAGGTTAGAAAAAAAGTAGAAAGTAAAAATAAGGCCATAAAAAACAGAGCCATACAAAAAGCAAAAGCTACTTTTGAAACCCTATTTCTAATGGTGTTTGAAAGCATATATTAAATTTGAGTTCTTGAAATTTCTTTATATGCGTTTATAGCCTTATTTCTAACTTCAAGCATAAATTTCATACTTGATTCAGCTTTGCTAATCGCAATTGCAGCTTGATGTAAGTCTTTGACTTCACCTGTTGCAATGTCTACCATAGCAGCTTCGGCGGTTTCTTGAGTTTTATTAAGATCGTTGATGGAATTTTTTAATAAACTCGAAAACTCATCTCCTATGTTGCTTGTGTTGTTATTATTGTTTTTGTTATTAACATTGTTAAATTGATTTATACCATTAATAGTGTTCATTTATTAACCTCTTAGTAAATCTATCGCACTTTGTGCTATAGTTTTGGTGCTAGTAAAGGCACTTACATTAGCTTGATAAGCTCTTGTTGCTTCTATTAAATCGGCCATTTCAATAACAGGATTTATATTTGGATAAGCAACATAACCTTGTTCATTCGCATCTGGATGAGATGGGTCAAATTTCATACGAAAATCTTTATCATCTCTTACAACTTTATCAACTACTACGCTCATTATAGCAGGTTTTGCATCTTTTTGCGAAGCAGGATCGTTTAAAGGATTTTCATATTCTAAAAAATTATTATCTTTAGCTATTTGCTTGTTTAGCAATTCGTTAAAATCAGTTGCTTTAAAAATCACTTCTCTTCTTCTATATGGACCACCTTCTGCTGTTCTAGTAGTATTAGCATTAGCTATATTTGAGCTAATTACATTCATTCTAAAGCGTTGAGCACTAAGTCCATATCCACTAATATCAAAATCACTTAAATAAGCCATTATTTTTCTCCTAGCCTAATTTAGAGCTTGTTTCTATGATGGTTGAAAAAATATTACTTTGTCTTCTTAAAACACCATCTAAAGCAGAAATCATCATAGTATTTTTGCTCATTTCAGTAGTTTCTACATCAAGATCTACTGTATTTGCATCATTTCTTGCCAAATGCCCATCTCTTAAATAAATAGTTGATTTATTAGGGTCTGGAAATTTCCAAGGTTTTTGATGATTTGTATTTGTGCTTGCTAATTCAAGCTCTTTAGTATCTTTTTTTTTGAAAATTTCATTTGCTCTATTAACTAAAGCAGTTTCAAATTCTATATCTCTTGCTTTATAAAAAGGAGTATCAACATTTGCAAGGTTAGAATTAATCATTTGACTTCTTAGGTTTCTTCCTGCTAAAGCATCAACAATAAGTTCTTTTGACTTAAAAGGGCTTATCATAATTTTTCCTTTAAAATAAAGCTTTTATAGACTAAAAGCAAAAATCATTCCAAAATATTTATGCAATTTTATTTATGTATAAGTATATCTTTTTATAGTAAATTTTTGAAATTTTTAAAGCCACTTTCAAGTGAAACTTTTTTTTCTAGTGTTTTCAAAAAATCTTTTTTTGTCATTTCTTTAGCACCCATAAATTTTAAATGCTCATTAGGCACTTGACAATCTATTAAAAAATCATATGGTTTTAAAAGCTCACAAAGTCTTATTAGAGCTACTTTTGAGGCATCTTTTTTAAGACTTATCATACTTTCACCAAAAAATATTTTACCTATTATAAGTCCGTATAAACCGCCGATTAAAACATCATTTTCATAAACTTCAACACTATGAGCTAAATTTTGCTCAAAAAGCTTTGTATAAACTTGTATAAATTCTTGACTTATCCAAGTTTTTTTTCTTTTTGCACAATGATTTATAAGCGAGTTAAAATCAAAATTAAGTCTTATTTCATAAGCTTTTAAAGATTTTTTTATGCTTTTTTGTATGTGCACTTCATCAGGTAAAAGCACCATTCTAGGAGAAGGACACCACCAAGTAACAGGATTGCTAGTCCATGGAAAAAGCCCTAAGCTATAAGCATGAGGTATAAAATCTACTTCTAGTTTTTCACTAATAAAAACAGGCGCATCATCAGGGCTTTTTAAAAGTTTAGAATACAAATTCAATTTTTTCATTTTTGGAAAGTTTGAGTTTTAATTTACCACCATTTTTTAATTTTCCAAATAAAATTTCATCACTTAATCTCTCGCCTAATTCTTCGGCAATAATGCGCTTTAATAATCTTACTCCAAATTCTTTATTATTAGTTTTTTTAGCAAGAAATTCTTTTACTTTTTTATCAGCTTCCATGGTGATGTTGTTTAAATTTTTTGCCATTAAATCTAGTTCTTTTTGAACGATTTGTTCTAAAATTTCTTGACTTAAGTCATTAAAATGAATGATTTTATCTATACGGTTGATAAATTCAGGTGCGAAGAAATCTTTTATGGCTTTATTACTTTTTTCTTTATCACTGCTTAAAAAACCAAGTTCATTACTTTCTTTGAGACCTAAATTTGAAGTCATAATGATAATAGTATTTTTAAAATCAGCTTTTAATCCACTATTATCTGTTAAACTTGCATTATCAAAAATTTGTAAAAAGGTATTAGTTAAATCAGGATGAGCTTTTTCTATCTCATCAAATAAGACTACGCTAAATGGATTTTTTCTAATGCTGTTACTAAGCAAGCCGCCATCTTCATAGCCCACATAACCTGCTGAAGTTCCTATGAGTTTGCTCACATCATGTTTTTGCGAGTATTCACTCATGTCAAATCTTTCAAGATTAAGGTTTAAAATTTGTGCTAAATTTTTTGCAAGTTCGGTTTTACCAACTCCACTTGAACCGGTAAATAAAAACACGCCTTTTGGGGTATTTTTGCCTTTTAACCCCGCATAGCTTTGTTTTAAAATAGAACACAAAGCTTTAATGGCTTCATCTTGTCCAAAAATATTTTGCTTTAAGTTTTGCTCTAAATTTTTTAAGATTTTACCTTGATCACTTTCATAAATTTTATGAGAATGTGTCATTCTTGCTAAAGTATTTTCTAAATCTTTTATTTTTACTATTTTTTTACTTTTTTTATCTTCTAAAGCAAAGCTTGCGCCAAGTTCATCAATTAAATCAATTGCACTATCGGGTAAAAATTTATCATGTAAAAATTGTTTTGCTAGTTTTATACTTGTTTGTAAAATTTCATCACTGATTTTGATTTTGTGAAAATTTTCATATTTGCTTTTTAAGCCTTGCAAGATCAAAAAACACTCTTCTTCGCTTGGCTCATCTATATCAATTTTTGCAAATCTTCTACTTAGAGCTTTGTTTTTATCAAAGGTATTTTTGTATTCTATGAAAGTAGTTGCACCTATGCATTTGATATTGCCATTACTTAATGCAGGTTTTAATAAATTTGACATATCTGCATGACTTTCATTGCTTGCGCCGGTTCCTACTATGGTGTGAATTTCATCTATAAATAAAATAGCATTAGGGATATTTTCTAATTCTTTAATGATATCTTTTAACCTTTTTTCAAAATCACCCCTATATTTTGTCCCCGAAAGTAAGCTTGTCATATCAAGGCTATAAATTTTTGAGTTTTTTAAATGTTTTGGCACTTTTTCTTCAGCTATAGCTAGTGCTAGCCCATCTATAATGGCACTTTTACCAACACCTGGTTCACCAACTAAAATGGGATTATTTTTCTTACGACGGCTTAGAATTTGCATCATTCTTTCAAGTTCAAATTTCCTACCTATAACAGGATCTATTTTGCCTTTTTTTGCAAGCTCAACTAGCTCTATGGTATGGGTTTTTAAATTTTCAAATTCAGCATTTTGTAACAATTCTTTTATTTTTTCTTCTTCTATTAGGTGTTTTTTTAAGATATTATAAGAATAAGCTTTTTCTTCTTTGCAAAGTGCAATGATAAAATCAATCACACTTGTTTGATTTTTTGCATTTAGCTTGTGTAATATATTTTCCAAGATCACAGAAAAAATAGGTTCTATTTCTTTTTTTAAAATTTCATTATTTTTAGCTAGATAATTTTTTAATTCATTTTCAAAGCCTTGTAAATCACCATCTCCGATTTCTTCAAGTAGATTTTTAAAATCATTGCTAAGCTTAACTAAAGCAAAAAGCAAATGCTCACAAGTGATAAATTCATGATGATTGATAAAGCTTAAATGTCTTGCATTTGGTATAAATGAGTCAATCAATTCTTTATATTTCATTGTTCTTCTATCCTTGTTTGGAGTGGAAAATCATTATTTTTTGCTGCCATGTCAACTTGCTGTTTTTTGCTAAGTGCAATTTCTTCTGTATATATGCCACAAACTCCGCTTCCTTGATGATGGATTTCAAGCATAATTGCACTTGCTTTTTCAAAATCATGATGAAAAATATTCATTAAAATTTCAATTACAAAATCCATAGTGGTAATATCATCATTTAAAAGCAAAACCTTAAACATTTTAGGTTCTGCTAGTTTTTGTTGTTCTAAAATTTCATTTTTTAGACCCATTTAATATCCTAGTAATATCTTCTTGCATAATCTCAGTAGAAACTTTTCCAAGATAATATTTCACATAACTTTTTGAGTCTTTATTCCAAAAATCTGTTAGATCTTGATAATTTCCACCTTTTAAAACTACTTTAAAAGGAAGTTGTTCCATGCTTTGATAGTTGATATCTTTTAATGCTTGTGCAACAATTCTATCGTTTTCTTTAGAATTGCTTAAGAAATAATAAGCCCCATATTTAATGGCAAAATCTTTTACAGCTTGATCGCTAACATTTTCAAAATGACTTAGTCCTATGATGATAAAATTGTCAGCATTTTTTTGCCACAAACTTGTTAGATGAGTGGCTTCTTCTTGACAAGGTGTGCAAAAGGTTCCAAAAAAATCAAACATCAAAATTTTACTCTCTTCACCTTTTACTACAAAACCATTTTGTGTTCTTACTAGGATTTTCTCGCCACCATTGACACTTTTTAAAAGAATTTCATCACCCATTTTATACTCAGCAAATGCAAATTCATTTTCGATTTTTTCTTCACTTGAGCAAGCACTTATTAAAAATGCAAAAGCAAATGTAAAAAACAAATAAGTAAATTTTTTCATCAAAATCCTTTTTTAATAATGATTTTTCATAGCAGCTCTTGCTTCAAGATCTGCTTGTTTTTTCTTTAAGCTTTCTCTTTTATCGTGTAAGTTTTTTCCTTTGGCTAAGGCTATTAAGACTTTTGCTTTATTTTTTTCATTAAAATAAAGTTCTAATGGCACTATAGTAAAGCCTTGGGTGCTAATTTTACCAAAAAGCCTATCGATTTGCTTTTTATGCATTAAAAGTTTTCGCGCACCTTTTTCATCATGCTTATAAAAAGAATGTGTAGTGCTAAGATGAGAAATATGAGCATTAAGTAAGAAAATTTCACCTTTGATAATACGCACAAAAGAATCTTTCAAATTTGCTCTACTAGCTCTTAATGCCACTACTTCAGAACCTTTTAAAACAATACCTGCTTCAAATTTTTCCAAAATTTCATAATCAAAAAAAGCTTTTTTGTTTTTTACTATAGTTTTTTTCATCATTTAGCCTTAAAAACTCCACTTCCACTTCCACTTAAAAAATAAGCCTCATTAAGAAAAGTTTGCATTTTAGGATAAATTTTTACACAAGGAGCAAATAAGTCGTTTAAATCAGTATTTTTATACTCTAAAATTTCACTTGTTTTGAGTGTTTTAAGTGTTTTGGCTAAATTTAAATTCGCTGTTAAATCATATGAACTTTCATCAAATGCTTTATATACTTTTGCACTTGAGCATTCAATAGCTGGAAAAGTAAAATCAAGTTGGGCAAAATCATCTTCAAAATATTCTACAATCTCGCCACACCCGCTAACATTTGCACTATCATATCCGCTTAAAAAAAAGATTAAATCAGAGCCAAGTTTTTGGCAGATTTGTTTAAGTTGTTGTTGGTTGAGTTTTAAATTTAAAGTTTCGTTGATCATTAATAAAAATACAACCGCATCAGTACTGCTTCCACCAAGGCCTCCGCCTATGGGAATGTTTTTGATAAGCTTTAAACTTTTGTCTTTAAAAAATTCATTTAATTCATTAGAAAAACCTAAATTTTCTAATTCTTTATAAGCTTTGTGTATGATAGTATCTTGAGTAAAATTTCCAGTGATTTCAAACCCTTCTTTGGTTTTTTCATCACTAAAGCTTAACTCATCAAAAATATTTTTTAGTAAAATAAAGCGTGATTGTAATAAATGATAAGATCTTAAATCAATTCCTATGATTTTTAAAAAAATATTAGCTTTTGCGTAAGCTTTCATTTTTTAAGCTTTTTACTCAGATCGTCAAGTTTTATCGTTTCATCGCTAATTGCATGTAAATTTTCACTTTTTACTTGCTCGATAAGCTCTTTGCGTAGTATCATTAAAGACTTTGGAGCTTCGATGCCTATTTTAGCATAGCCTTTGCCTGTTTGAACTACTTTGATTTCTATATCATCTCCGATTTTTATACTTTCATTTTCTTTTCTTGATAAAATTAACATTTTAATACCTTATTTAAATAATATTGCACTTGATTATCTTGGATAGAAATGATAGAAAAAAAATCTTTTTCTTCTAAAATATAGCTACCTTCTTCTTGAATTTCCAAATCGTCCAAAAATATTTTTTGTCCATTGTGTAATTTTTGGGGGTATTTTATCGTATTTTTTCTAAGATTTAAATAAGCTAAAGGATTTAACTCTTTTTCATTCTCATAAAAAAACCTTCCCTCGCTTAAACGCTCCAATGAGCTTAATGTGGCTTTAATACCAAGTTTTCTAGCAAATAATTCACAATAAGAGCGTATATAAGAACCCTCACTAACTGCTATTTCTATGGTTAAAAAGGGGTGGTTATAGTGTAAAATTTTAGTATAAAAAATTTCCATAACACAGGATTTTAAATTGACTTCAAAACCTCTTTTTGCAAGCTCATAAGAGCGCACTCCATCTATTTTTTTTGCACAAAATGCGGGTGGGGTGTAGGTGATTTTACCTAAAAGTTCATTTTTAATTTGTTCTAAAATTTGCTCATCAAAAGCATTTATAAGATTGATTTCTTTGATATTTTGATTATCAAGGCTTAGTGAATGCACGCCTAGCCAAAGTGTTGCTTTATAAACTTTTGGATTTTTATCAAAAAAACGAAAAAGTTTTGTGTATTGATCAAAGGCTATGAGTAAAACACCTTTTGCAAAAGGATCAAGTGTTCCTGAAAAACCTGCTTTTTTGTTTTTATATTTTTTCTTGAGTTTGCCTAAAAAAGCATTAGAACTTATACCACTTGGTTTATAAGCTACAAAAAGTTTATTCATATCACTTTTTCCACAAAACTTGACATTATCATTCTTTCTATGCCTCCAAAATTAATCGTGAGTTTTTCTTCAGCACCTATTTTACTTACCCCAGTGACTCTGCCTATGCCAAAAATTTTATGTTTGATTAAATCGCCTTTTTTGTAGCAATTTTTTTGATGATCTAGTGTTAATTCTTTTTTGATTACATTACTCTCGCCAAAAAATCTACTTTTTTCTAATCTTGTGCGACTTCCTTTATAAAATCTAGAATTAGCATAACTTAAATAAAGTTTTTTCTTGGCTCTAGTGATTGCTACATAGGCAAGTCTTCTTTCTTCTTCTATATTGCTTGATTCGCTAGTGAGTGGGAAAAATCCTTCTTCTAAGCCTATGATAAAAACATAATCAAACTCAAGTCCTTTACTTGCATGAATACTCATAATACAAATACTTTCTTTATCAAGTCCATCTTGCTCATTAAGTAAAGAAATTTCATTTAAAATATCATCTAAGCCATTATAATTTCCATGAGTGATTTTATCTTTTAAGTTAGCATAAAGTTCATCTATGTTTAAAAGTTTATCTTCGCCTTCTGGGTTATCTTTGTAAAATTCTTTGATTTTAAATTCTTCTTCTAAGGCTAAAATCATTGCAAGTAAATCATCTTTTTCTTTGATTTTGTGTATGCTTAGTATGAATTTTTCTAATTCTTTGTCTGTTTTTTTGCTAAAAAATCCACTTCCTTGCAAAGCACATAGGCTTTCAAATAAAGACAAATGATTTTCTTTGGCATAATTTTCTAGCTTTTCTAAACTTGCATTACCAAAATTTCTTTTAGGGCGGTTGATAATGCGTTTAAAAGAATAATCGTCATTTAAATTTGAAAGTAATCTTAAATAAGAAATAATATCTTTAATCTCAGCTCTTTCATAAAAACGAATTCCACTTAGCAATTTAAAAGGAATTTTTTCTTTGCTAAAAGCTTCTTCAAGAGCACGAGATAGGGCGTTTACTCTATAAAGTATGGCTATTTCACTAGGATTAATCCCTGAGTTTAAAAGTTTTGAAACTTCTCTTGCAACCTTAAAGCTTTCAATTTTCTCATCATCATTTTGTAAAATTGTGATTTCTTCGCCCTCATCTTTGGTGCAAATTAAAGTTTTTCCTAGTCTTTTTCTATTATGTT
Protein-coding regions in this window:
- a CDS encoding BspA family leucine-rich repeat surface protein → MFKIPFSKTPKFNQDLNNWNIDSVISTQSMFSGCINFNQKLSNWNLENIPRKKYMFFNTAIKH
- a CDS encoding peptidoglycan D,D-transpeptidase FtsI family protein, whose amino-acid sequence is MLSNTIRNRVSKVAFAFCMALFFMALFLLSTFFLTSKRHIPNTQKEQYFSALRGNIITSDNFTVTSSRQIYRAEIDLRSLNPDKKDLFLTLFQIYSGASDEQMQDIKKRMLAKKKRSYNFILLQDINSKDASYLKELAKKLYTQGFFKSFTNNNGRVETRGLDIIEHKEDRVYMPKDSLTPIIGYTRTYMDEQSEIFKNVGIKGLEKYYNECLNPLQNAKIQGLRDIGGNIILNLHSYEQRKIDGCNLYLNISLKLQKGLEKAIDKRNEDLKANEIIVAIMESKSGKILALASSRRYDPQNRGKDLSVLNASAIEYGYEAGSVIKPFIFTTALMLDKIKVDEIIDTQGGQYKLGRFTIRDDHKKNKMSMEEVITYSSNVGMIKIAQRLSNLEIISGLRIFRFGEKSGIDLPYEQKGEIPNPKRLREVEKSVLSYGYGLKTTFIQLLAAYNVFNNDGIYITPQIANKIYQDGRLIKLDDEVKKEKILSSKAAKEMQQILINVIEKGTGKKARTQGIIIGGKTGTARIAERKGYTSNRYNASFFGFANDEKNTYTIGVLVRHPTKAYSYYAAQSALPMFKDTVNLLIKESYLKPIIESKNNDIKK
- the fliE gene encoding flagellar hook-basal body complex protein FliE produces the protein MNTINGINQFNNVNNKNNNNNTSNIGDEFSSLLKNSINDLNKTQETAEAAMVDIATGEVKDLHQAAIAISKAESSMKFMLEVRNKAINAYKEISRTQI
- the flgC gene encoding flagellar basal body rod protein FlgC: MAYLSDFDISGYGLSAQRFRMNVISSNIANANTTRTAEGGPYRRREVIFKATDFNELLNKQIAKDNNFLEYENPLNDPASQKDAKPAIMSVVVDKVVRDDKDFRMKFDPSHPDANEQGYVAYPNINPVIEMADLIEATRAYQANVSAFTSTKTIAQSAIDLLRG
- the flgB gene encoding flagellar basal body rod protein FlgB, which translates into the protein MISPFKSKELIVDALAGRNLRSQMINSNLANVDTPFYKARDIEFETALVNRANEIFKKKDTKELELASTNTNHQKPWKFPDPNKSTIYLRDGHLARNDANTVDLDVETTEMSKNTMMISALDGVLRRQSNIFSTIIETSSKLG
- the aat gene encoding leucyl/phenylalanyl-tRNA--protein transferase; this encodes MKKLNLYSKLLKSPDDAPVFISEKLEVDFIPHAYSLGLFPWTSNPVTWWCPSPRMVLLPDEVHIQKSIKKSLKAYEIRLNFDFNSLINHCAKRKKTWISQEFIQVYTKLFEQNLAHSVEVYENDVLIGGLYGLIIGKIFFGESMISLKKDASKVALIRLCELLKPYDFLIDCQVPNEHLKFMGAKEMTKKDFLKTLEKKVSLESGFKNFKNLL
- a CDS encoding AAA family ATPase, giving the protein MKYKELIDSFIPNARHLSFINHHEFITCEHLLFALVKLSNDFKNLLEEIGDGDLQGFENELKNYLAKNNEILKKEIEPIFSVILENILHKLNAKNQTSVIDFIIALCKEEKAYSYNILKKHLIEEEKIKELLQNAEFENLKTHTIELVELAKKGKIDPVIGRKFELERMMQILSRRKKNNPILVGEPGVGKSAIIDGLALAIAEEKVPKHLKNSKIYSLDMTSLLSGTKYRGDFEKRLKDIIKELENIPNAILFIDEIHTIVGTGASNESHADMSNLLKPALSNGNIKCIGATTFIEYKNTFDKNKALSRRFAKIDIDEPSEEECFLILQGLKSKYENFHKIKISDEILQTSIKLAKQFLHDKFLPDSAIDLIDELGASFALEDKKSKKIVKIKDLENTLARMTHSHKIYESDQGKILKNLEQNLKQNIFGQDEAIKALCSILKQSYAGLKGKNTPKGVFLFTGSSGVGKTELAKNLAQILNLNLERFDMSEYSQKHDVSKLIGTSAGYVGYEDGGLLSNSIRKNPFSVVLFDEIEKAHPDLTNTFLQIFDNASLTDNSGLKADFKNTIIIMTSNLGLKESNELGFLSSDKEKSNKAIKDFFAPEFINRIDKIIHFNDLSQEILEQIVQKELDLMAKNLNNITMEADKKVKEFLAKKTNNKEFGVRLLKRIIAEELGERLSDEILFGKLKNGGKLKLKLSKNEKIEFVF
- a CDS encoding ATP-dependent Clp protease adaptor ClpS: MGLKNEILEQQKLAEPKMFKVLLLNDDITTMDFVIEILMNIFHHDFEKASAIMLEIHHQGSGVCGIYTEEIALSKKQQVDMAAKNNDFPLQTRIEEQ
- a CDS encoding TlpA family protein disulfide reductase — its product is MKKFTYLFFTFAFAFLISACSSEEKIENEFAFAEYKMGDEILLKSVNGGEKILVRTQNGFVVKGEESKILMFDFFGTFCTPCQEEATHLTSLWQKNADNFIIIGLSHFENVSDQAVKDFAIKYGAYYFLSNSKENDRIVAQALKDINYQSMEQLPFKVVLKGGNYQDLTDFWNKDSKSYVKYYLGKVSTEIMQEDITRILNGSKK
- the smpB gene encoding SsrA-binding protein SmpB; translated protein: MKKTIVKNKKAFFDYEILEKFEAGIVLKGSEVVALRASRANLKDSFVRIIKGEIFLLNAHISHLSTTHSFYKHDEKGARKLLMHKKQIDRLFGKISTQGFTIVPLELYFNEKNKAKVLIALAKGKNLHDKRESLKKKQADLEARAAMKNHY
- a CDS encoding 4-(cytidine 5'-diphospho)-2-C-methyl-D-erythritol kinase, with the protein product MKAYAKANIFLKIIGIDLRSYHLLQSRFILLKNIFDELSFSDEKTKEGFEITGNFTQDTIIHKAYKELENLGFSNELNEFFKDKSLKLIKNIPIGGGLGGSSTDAVVFLLMINETLNLKLNQQQLKQICQKLGSDLIFFLSGYDSANVSGCGEIVEYFEDDFAQLDFTFPAIECSSAKVYKAFDESSYDLTANLNLAKTLKTLKTSEILEYKNTDLNDLFAPCVKIYPKMQTFLNEAYFLSGSGSGVFKAK
- the csrA gene encoding carbon storage regulator CsrA, whose protein sequence is MLILSRKENESIKIGDDIEIKVVQTGKGYAKIGIEAPKSLMILRKELIEQVKSENLHAISDETIKLDDLSKKLKK
- the truB gene encoding tRNA pseudouridine(55) synthase TruB (catalyzes isomerization of specific uridines in RNA to pseudouridine; responsible for residues in T loops of many tRNAs), with translation MNKLFVAYKPSGISSNAFLGKLKKKYKNKKAGFSGTLDPFAKGVLLIAFDQYTKLFRFFDKNPKVYKATLWLGVHSLSLDNQNIKEINLINAFDEQILEQIKNELLGKITYTPPAFCAKKIDGVRSYELAKRGFEVNLKSCVMEIFYTKILHYNHPFLTIEIAVSEGSYIRSYCELFARKLGIKATLSSLERLSEGRFFYENEKELNPLAYLNLRKNTIKYPQKLHNGQKIFLDDLEIQEEGSYILEEKDFFSIISIQDNQVQYYLNKVLKC
- a CDS encoding ATP-dependent helicase, which translates into the protein MSFFEGLNDSQKEAIMHIDGAMLILAGAGSGKTKTITTRLAYLIDHVGIPAQNTLTLTFTNKAANVMKTRALALLQDQNLHNPLLCTFHKFGLLFLRLYSERINRANNFVIIDTDDKKKILKDLASENLQSSLASIGAYISNFKNQSKSAQEIRKELEFLKDEKNKNYEEIIHLYEQYEHFLIQNNFMDFDDLLMLTNKILEDEQFAQEQSQKYTYITVDEYQDTNALQYQILKKLCTSHENICVVGDDDQSIYGWRGAKIENILNFKEQFNNVKLVKLEQNYRSTSAILQAANELIEHNRKRLGKTLICTKDEGEEITILQNDDEKIESFKVAREVSKLLNSGINPSEIAILYRVNALSRALEEAFSKEKIPFKLLSGIRFYERAEIKDIISYLRLLSNLNDDYSFKRIINRPKRNFGNASLEKLENYAKENHLSLFESLCALQGSGFFSKKTDKELEKFILSIHKIKEKDDLLAMILALEEEFKIKEFYKDNPEGEDKLLNIDELYANLKDKITHGNYNGLDDILNEISLLNEQDGLDKESICIMSIHASKGLEFDYVFIIGLEEGFFPLTSESSNIEEERRLAYVAITRAKKKLYLSYANSRFYKGSRTRLEKSRFFGESNVIKKELTLDHQKNCYKKGDLIKHKIFGIGRVTGVSKIGAEEKLTINFGGIERMIMSSFVEKVI